The uncultured Methanobrevibacter sp. genome includes a window with the following:
- the aspS gene encoding aspartate--tRNA(Asn) ligase: MQGLLNDWRRTNYANECTAEIAGNDVTVMGWVHEIRDFGGIMFVILRDVTGRVQVTAPSKKVEAEILEELRSLRKESVVAIKGLAQEAPKAPNGVEILPKEVKILNLANQPLPMDPTEKVKAGIDTRLDSRFLDIRKENVSAIFKIKGQMFHSIRDFFYDNGFYEINTPKLVASATEGGTELFPIIYFEKEAFLGQSPQLYKQMMMASGMDKVFEIGQIFRAEEHDTLRHLNEAVSIDAEASFMDDVDVMNVLNDMLVKVITDINDKCANELEILDHKIEVPEKRFPVVTYDEALEIVNAKDIEMQWGEDLSREAEKVLGDAMGGFYFLTEWPTEIKPFYVMPKEGDEKYSHAFDLMYNNLELSSGATRVHQYDLLVKQIEERGLNPDGFGSYLKAFEYGMPPHAGWGVGADRLTMVLTGAENIRECVLFPRDRHRLTP, from the coding sequence TTGCAAGGTTTATTAAATGATTGGAGAAGAACAAATTACGCTAACGAATGCACTGCCGAAATTGCAGGTAATGACGTTACCGTCATGGGTTGGGTACATGAAATCCGTGACTTCGGTGGAATCATGTTCGTAATTTTACGTGATGTAACCGGAAGGGTTCAAGTAACCGCTCCAAGTAAAAAAGTAGAAGCAGAAATTTTAGAAGAATTAAGAAGTTTAAGAAAAGAATCTGTTGTTGCAATTAAAGGTTTAGCTCAGGAAGCTCCTAAAGCACCAAACGGTGTTGAAATCTTACCGAAAGAAGTTAAAATCTTAAACTTGGCTAACCAACCTTTACCAATGGATCCTACAGAAAAAGTAAAAGCTGGAATTGATACAAGATTAGATTCAAGATTCTTGGATATCAGAAAAGAAAACGTTTCAGCTATATTCAAAATCAAAGGTCAAATGTTCCATTCAATAAGGGACTTCTTCTATGACAATGGATTTTATGAAATCAACACTCCTAAACTTGTAGCTTCAGCTACTGAAGGAGGAACAGAATTATTCCCGATTATTTACTTTGAAAAAGAAGCATTTTTAGGCCAGTCTCCACAATTGTACAAACAGATGATGATGGCTAGTGGAATGGATAAGGTATTTGAAATCGGTCAGATTTTCAGAGCAGAAGAGCACGATACCTTAAGACACTTGAACGAAGCTGTTTCCATCGATGCAGAAGCTTCATTCATGGATGATGTTGATGTAATGAACGTTTTAAATGACATGCTCGTTAAAGTGATTACAGACATTAATGACAAATGTGCAAACGAACTGGAGATTTTAGACCACAAAATTGAAGTTCCAGAAAAAAGATTCCCAGTTGTAACCTATGATGAAGCATTGGAAATAGTCAATGCTAAAGATATTGAAATGCAATGGGGAGAAGACTTATCCCGTGAAGCTGAAAAAGTTTTAGGAGATGCTATGGGCGGATTCTACTTCTTAACCGAATGGCCAACTGAAATCAAACCTTTCTATGTAATGCCTAAAGAAGGAGATGAAAAATACTCTCACGCTTTCGATTTAATGTACAATAACTTAGAATTATCTTCAGGTGCTACCCGTGTACACCAGTATGATTTATTAGTAAAACAAATCGAAGAAAGAGGCTTAAACCCAGACGGATTTGGAAGCTATCTTAAAGCGTTTGAATACGGTATGCCTCCTCATGCAGGTTGGGGTGTAGGTGCTGACAGGTTAACTATGGTACTTACCGGTGCTGAAAACATCCGTGAATGTGTACTCTTCCCAAGAGACAGACACAGATTAACCCCTTAA
- the hemL gene encoding glutamate-1-semialdehyde 2,1-aminomutase, producing MNSEELFNESKNYFPGGVNSPVRAFKPYPFFVKSAGGSKLTDEDGKTYIDHCLAYGPLILGHADPKVVREVSNQLTIGTAYGTPTENEITLAKEVIDRIPSAEMVRFCNSGTEATMSAIRLARGFTGRDKIIKFEGAYHGAHDYVLVKGGSGAATLPDSPGIPEDTTKNTLSVPFNDEEALTELIEKEGENIACIIMEVVMGNVGCIEPKPGFLEFIRKITEENGIVLIFDEVITGFRASRGGAQEYYGVTPDLTTLGKIVGGGLPMGAFCGKKEIMELIAPQGPVYQAGTFSGNPVSVQAGISTMAQLDDAFYKELERKGNYLRGNIRSIIEDEEYNIQPVGLASMFQIYFNPAPVYNYADAQQSDRKQFLRYFKALLKEGVFIPPSQFECNFISNAHTMEDLQKTSDAIEIALEMAFKKRRR from the coding sequence ATGAATTCTGAAGAATTATTTAATGAATCTAAAAATTATTTCCCTGGTGGTGTAAACTCACCGGTAAGAGCTTTTAAGCCTTATCCGTTTTTTGTTAAAAGTGCAGGTGGTTCCAAACTTACTGATGAAGATGGAAAAACCTATATTGACCACTGTCTGGCTTATGGTCCATTAATTTTAGGCCATGCAGATCCTAAAGTTGTAAGGGAAGTTTCTAATCAGCTTACTATTGGAACAGCGTATGGTACTCCAACTGAAAATGAAATAACTCTTGCAAAAGAGGTCATTGATAGAATTCCATCTGCTGAAATGGTAAGGTTCTGTAACAGTGGAACTGAAGCTACCATGAGTGCAATAAGACTTGCTAGAGGTTTTACAGGAAGAGATAAAATTATTAAATTTGAAGGTGCATATCATGGTGCACATGACTATGTTTTAGTTAAAGGCGGTTCAGGTGCTGCAACTTTACCTGATTCACCGGGAATACCTGAAGATACAACTAAAAATACTTTATCTGTTCCATTCAATGATGAAGAAGCTCTAACAGAGTTAATAGAAAAAGAAGGTGAAAACATTGCCTGTATTATTATGGAAGTAGTCATGGGCAATGTCGGATGTATTGAGCCTAAACCTGGATTTTTAGAGTTCATCAGAAAAATTACAGAAGAAAATGGTATTGTATTAATATTTGATGAAGTAATTACCGGTTTTAGAGCATCCCGTGGCGGAGCTCAAGAGTACTATGGAGTTACTCCGGATTTAACCACATTAGGTAAGATTGTCGGTGGAGGACTTCCTATGGGTGCATTCTGTGGTAAAAAAGAAATCATGGAACTCATTGCACCTCAGGGTCCTGTTTATCAGGCAGGCACTTTTTCAGGAAACCCTGTATCTGTACAGGCAGGTATTTCCACAATGGCACAGCTTGACGATGCATTTTACAAGGAACTTGAAAGAAAAGGCAATTACCTGAGAGGAAATATCAGGTCCATTATTGAAGATGAAGAGTATAACATTCAGCCTGTCGGACTTGCGTCAATGTTTCAGATTTATTTCAATCCGGCACCTGTTTACAATTATGCCGATGCTCAGCAGTCTGATAGAAAACAGTTCTTAAGATACTTCAAGGCATTGCTTAAAGAAGGCGTATTCATTCCGCCATCTCAGTTTGAATGTAATTTTATTTCAAATGCACATACAATGGAGGATTTACAGAAAACTTCTGATGCAATAGAAATTGCTTTGGAAATGGCATTTAAAAAAAGAAGAAGGTAA
- a CDS encoding DapH/DapD/GlmU-related protein, with translation MDFERVDMREMSLEDQKTGAKQAQLVFKLNHTMPMTDEYNEVLKELFGENLGEDSMVMAPIAGAAFDHIKIGKNVFINSNSLLMARGGITVEDDVMMAANVQLLSNNHDEYDRQVLTCKPIHIKKGAWIGAGASILPGVTIGKYAIVGAGAIVTKDVGDYEVAVGVPAKVVKTLDKDKF, from the coding sequence ATGGATTTTGAAAGAGTTGACATGAGGGAAATGTCTTTGGAAGATCAAAAAACTGGTGCAAAACAGGCTCAATTAGTTTTTAAGCTTAATCATACAATGCCAATGACTGATGAGTACAATGAAGTTTTAAAAGAGTTGTTTGGTGAGAATTTAGGGGAAGATTCAATGGTTATGGCTCCTATTGCAGGTGCTGCATTTGACCATATCAAAATTGGTAAAAATGTTTTCATTAATTCCAATTCACTTTTAATGGCCCGTGGCGGAATAACTGTCGAAGATGATGTAATGATGGCCGCCAATGTTCAGCTGCTCTCAAACAACCATGATGAATATGACAGACAGGTTTTAACCTGCAAACCTATCCACATCAAAAAAGGAGCGTGGATTGGTGCCGGTGCAAGTATTTTGCCGGGCGTAACCATTGGAAAATATGCAATTGTCGGTGCCGGAGCTATTGTCACTAAAGATGTCGGCGACTATGAGGTTGCTGTCGGTGTTCCTGCAAAAGTTGTAAAAACTTTGGATAAGGATAAATTTTAA
- a CDS encoding signal peptidase I, translated as MEIDFKEVASYIIILVIVLIAAQHLNVVVSGSMEPAFYRGDIVLVEKADFLGIHEFDPTTVEVGDVVVYDAAWYDQPVIHRIINITEINGTTMYVIKGDNNGSPDPYYVKADQIKQKVVTLGDNLVIIPKVGYLSLWLRGL; from the coding sequence ATGGAAATAGACTTTAAAGAAGTTGCATCATATATAATTATTCTTGTTATTGTATTGATTGCTGCACAGCATCTTAATGTAGTTGTTTCAGGAAGTATGGAGCCTGCATTCTACAGAGGAGATATTGTTTTAGTTGAAAAAGCCGATTTCCTCGGTATACATGAATTTGACCCTACTACTGTTGAAGTAGGGGATGTTGTTGTTTATGATGCAGCATGGTATGACCAGCCGGTCATTCACAGAATTATTAATATTACAGAAATTAACGGAACTACGATGTATGTGATAAAAGGAGATAACAACGGTTCTCCAGATCCGTATTACGTTAAAGCAGATCAAATTAAACAAAAAGTAGTAACCTTAGGTGATAATTTAGTTATTATTCCAAAAGTAGGTTATCTTTCCCTCTGGTTAAGAGGTTTATGA
- a CDS encoding aminoacetone oxidase family FAD-binding enzyme: MEEYDIAIVGGGPAGIMAAIAASQSSSSVILLEKNSSLGRKLLLTGGGRCNITNLKPIKKLLNIYPQKNFLKHSFFTFTNEMLLSLFEDKGLGFIEEDDNRIFPETEKASDILEVLTDYLKDVVISYNFEVKTITDDFVINDKLKAKKIIIATGGVTYPQTGCSPKNYSLTSHAVTDIKYGLSPLITKKDLSDIAGVTLYDVVISYKKSKVKGNVLFSHVGLTGPGIINLSNEISEGISYNLLEDNPDVDVDIAIDLCPDFSREDLLEKFNSDFQAKGKTMVKNYLKMYLTNSFIDFFLDEINLDGETQLSRINKKSKNRLIENLKRFTFEITGFNGKLSKVTVGGIDLANVNPKTMESTLTPGLYFAGEVLDLHGPTGGYNLKIAFSTGYLAGFSASEK, from the coding sequence ATGGAAGAATATGATATAGCTATTGTTGGCGGAGGACCAGCCGGAATAATGGCGGCTATTGCAGCCAGTCAAAGTTCCTCAAGTGTCATACTGCTTGAAAAGAACTCCTCACTTGGTCGCAAATTATTGCTGACCGGCGGAGGCAGATGCAATATCACAAACCTCAAGCCAATAAAAAAGCTATTGAATATTTATCCCCAAAAAAATTTTTTAAAACACTCTTTTTTTACATTTACAAATGAAATGCTGCTGTCACTTTTTGAAGACAAAGGCTTGGGATTCATTGAAGAGGATGACAACAGAATTTTTCCCGAAACAGAAAAGGCCAGTGATATCTTAGAAGTTTTAACTGATTACTTAAAAGATGTTGTTATAAGTTATAACTTTGAAGTTAAAACAATAACAGATGACTTTGTTATAAATGATAAGTTAAAAGCCAAAAAGATAATAATTGCAACCGGAGGCGTTACATATCCTCAGACAGGCTGCAGTCCTAAAAACTACTCTTTAACTTCTCATGCAGTAACAGACATTAAATATGGTTTGAGTCCATTGATTACCAAAAAAGATTTGTCTGATATTGCAGGTGTGACTCTTTATGATGTTGTTATAAGTTATAAGAAATCAAAGGTAAAAGGTAATGTTCTTTTTTCACATGTCGGTTTGACAGGTCCTGGAATTATTAACCTGAGCAATGAGATATCAGAAGGTATAAGTTATAACTTATTAGAGGATAATCCTGATGTTGATGTTGATATAGCTATTGACCTTTGTCCTGATTTTTCTCGTGAAGATCTTTTAGAGAAATTCAACAGCGATTTTCAGGCTAAAGGAAAAACAATGGTTAAAAATTACCTCAAAATGTATCTGACTAACAGTTTTATAGATTTCTTTTTGGATGAGATTAATCTTGACGGTGAAACTCAGCTCTCACGCATCAACAAAAAGAGCAAAAATCGTTTAATTGAAAATCTCAAAAGATTTACATTTGAAATAACCGGTTTTAATGGGAAACTTTCAAAAGTTACTGTCGGCGGTATCGATTTGGCCAATGTAAATCCGAAAACAATGGAGTCCACATTAACACCGGGCTTGTATTTCGCCGGTGAAGTTCTGGATTTGCACGGTCCGACCGGAGGATATAACTTAAAAATTGCATTTTCAACAGGGTATCTTGCAGGTTTCTCAGCAAGTGAAAAGTAA
- the hisD gene encoding histidinol dehydrogenase, with amino-acid sequence MEILNYNDINLAETIKRSEEDVNNVLDIVSDILGNVKTNKDNAIREYTEKFDGVTIENLKVSKDEIKEAYETLDDELLSALKQAASNIEKFHKKQIPSEWKMEVNPGIVAGQIVRPINSAGCYIPGGRAAYPSSILMTVIPAKIAGVEKVVCVTPPQKDGKILDAILVAADIAGADEIYKVGGAQAIAGLAYGTESIPRVEKIVGPGNIFVTAAKKLVYGQVDIEFPAGPSEVLILADETANPEFLATDILAQAEHDPNASCFLVTDCEDLAVKTDEFVAQLTEIAPRREIIEESLSKSGKIIITDTFEEAIHVTNEYAPEHLIITTKDDDETLSHINNAGSIFLGSYSPVAAGDYGSGTNHVLPTGGGAKMYSGLSTEAFIKKPTVQRLTREGLEELSKTSVPIAEYEGFFAHANSFKTRLK; translated from the coding sequence ATGGAAATACTAAATTATAATGACATTAATTTAGCAGAAACTATTAAACGTTCAGAAGAAGATGTAAATAATGTTTTAGATATTGTATCTGACATTTTAGGCAACGTTAAAACTAATAAAGATAATGCTATTAGGGAATATACTGAAAAGTTTGACGGTGTTACAATAGAAAATCTGAAAGTATCCAAAGATGAAATTAAAGAGGCTTATGAAACTTTGGATGATGAACTGCTTTCAGCTTTAAAACAGGCCGCATCAAACATTGAAAAATTTCATAAAAAACAGATTCCTTCTGAATGGAAAATGGAAGTAAATCCCGGAATCGTTGCAGGTCAAATTGTAAGACCAATAAACTCTGCTGGATGTTATATTCCAGGAGGACGTGCAGCTTACCCTTCATCAATTCTTATGACAGTAATCCCTGCAAAAATCGCAGGTGTTGAAAAAGTCGTTTGTGTAACCCCTCCACAAAAGGACGGAAAAATTTTGGATGCTATTTTGGTTGCAGCTGACATTGCAGGTGCTGATGAAATATATAAAGTTGGCGGAGCACAGGCAATTGCCGGACTTGCTTACGGTACAGAATCAATACCTCGAGTAGAAAAAATTGTAGGTCCTGGAAATATATTTGTTACTGCAGCAAAGAAATTAGTATATGGTCAAGTAGATATCGAGTTTCCGGCAGGTCCCTCAGAAGTGTTGATTTTAGCTGATGAAACTGCAAACCCTGAATTTTTAGCAACTGACATTTTGGCACAGGCAGAACATGATCCTAATGCGTCATGCTTTTTGGTGACTGACTGTGAAGACTTGGCAGTTAAGACAGATGAGTTTGTAGCCCAATTGACTGAGATTGCACCAAGGCGTGAAATTATTGAGGAATCATTGTCAAAAAGTGGAAAGATCATTATCACTGACACATTTGAGGAAGCTATTCATGTTACAAACGAATATGCTCCTGAACATTTAATCATAACCACAAAGGATGATGATGAAACACTATCACACATTAACAATGCAGGATCTATCTTTTTAGGTTCATACTCACCTGTAGCAGCGGGAGATTACGGATCCGGTACAAACCATGTGCTGCCTACAGGAGGAGGAGCTAAAATGTATTCAGGCCTTTCAACTGAAGCGTTTATCAAAAAGCCTACTGTTCAAAGACTGACCAGGGAAGGTCTTGAAGAGCTTTCAAAAACTTCAGTTCCTATAGCCGAATATGAAGGATTTTTTGCTCATGCAAATTCCTTTAAAACAAGATTAAAATAA
- a CDS encoding isopeptide-forming domain-containing fimbrial protein, whose amino-acid sequence MVLFNAVNATCDEKEWNYTNNKDDVTVEIVSFHKPAKTVSNSTPYYHEFVEYTLTVENLGNNTYTSEFDVIDSLPVGLQFIETIKIDGADLIDETVDGQVVTWRLTNISGKSNATIVIRVKVNVLGSLTNNLTVVGPRGATGMVNCTINPVPIVDVSVNITSDKDEYFVDDVAVWTITVTNAANGTNASNIRLSELLPEEFEYIDCTVVNGTFTIKMMWLLRLFHSISLLKLCLIVLLIIMMRLNTL is encoded by the coding sequence ATGGTACTTTTTAATGCTGTCAATGCAACTTGTGATGAGAAAGAGTGGAATTACACCAACAATAAAGATGATGTGACTGTTGAGATTGTTTCATTCCATAAACCTGCGAAAACTGTATCCAATAGCACTCCATATTATCATGAATTTGTTGAGTATACATTAACAGTTGAGAATTTAGGTAACAATACTTATACTAGTGAGTTTGATGTTATTGACAGTTTACCAGTTGGTTTACAATTCATTGAAACCATTAAGATTGATGGTGCTGATTTAATTGATGAAACCGTTGATGGTCAAGTTGTTACTTGGAGATTGACTAATATTTCTGGTAAGTCTAATGCTACTATTGTGATTAGGGTTAAAGTTAATGTTTTAGGTAGTTTGACTAATAATTTGACTGTTGTTGGTCCTCGTGGTGCTACTGGTATGGTTAACTGTACTATTAATCCTGTTCCTATTGTTGATGTTTCTGTTAATATTACTAGTGATAAGGATGAGTATTTTGTTGATGATGTTGCTGTTTGGACAATAACTGTAACTAATGCTGCTAATGGTACTAATGCTTCAAATATTAGGTTGAGTGAGTTGCTTCCTGAAGAGTTTGAGTATATTGATTGTACTGTTGTTAATGGTACTTTTACAATAAAGATGATGTGGCTGTTGAGATTGTTTCATTCCATAAGCCTGTTAAAGTTGTGTCTAATAGTACTCCTTATTATCATGATGAGGTTGAATACACTTTAA
- a CDS encoding cobalt-precorrin-8 methylmutase, whose amino-acid sequence MTDKMFMGASTKQGLDIANKSREIIRGLIGDDVKDLKPIERDIVERIVHSTADPEYAKLVYMSPDFVDAAMASLKNKETILTDINMVKYGITRYEGEVECYIKNEEVVKIAKEHQITRAAAAMRYAAQNDFEGIVVSGNAPTAVFEAMDLYEKGEMNLKAIVGVPVGFVGAADSKEALKNSNIPNIVVEGPKGGTPIAVACVNSLIQHL is encoded by the coding sequence ATGACAGACAAAATGTTCATGGGTGCATCAACCAAGCAAGGTCTCGACATTGCTAACAAAAGCAGAGAGATTATCCGTGGCCTTATTGGGGATGATGTCAAAGATTTAAAACCTATAGAAAGAGACATCGTTGAAAGGATTGTTCATTCAACTGCAGATCCTGAATATGCAAAATTAGTCTACATGAGTCCTGATTTTGTAGATGCAGCTATGGCATCCCTTAAAAACAAAGAAACCATTTTAACCGATATCAACATGGTTAAATATGGTATTACAAGGTATGAGGGAGAAGTTGAGTGTTATATCAAAAATGAAGAAGTTGTAAAGATAGCTAAAGAGCACCAGATTACAAGAGCCGCTGCGGCAATGAGATATGCTGCACAGAATGATTTTGAAGGAATTGTGGTATCAGGTAATGCTCCTACAGCTGTTTTTGAAGCAATGGATTTATACGAAAAAGGCGAAATGAATCTTAAAGCTATTGTTGGAGTTCCTGTTGGTTTTGTGGGAGCTGCCGATTCTAAAGAAGCTTTAAAGAATTCCAATATTCCAAATATTGTTGTCGAAGGACCTAAAGGCGGAACACCTATTGCAGTTGCTTGTGTAAATTCGTTAATACAACATTTATAG
- the ilvD gene encoding dihydroxy-acid dehydratase codes for MKSDSIKKGIQRAPHRSLLRACGLDDDDFKKPFIGIANSFTDIVPGHIHLKELVEFVKEGIIAAGGIPFEFDTMAVCDGISMNHEGMKYSLPSREIIAATVESMTKGHAFDGLVLIPSCDKVVPGMIMGAARVNVPSIVVTGGPMQSGEYNGKPADLITVFEAVGANSAGKMTDEEVYELEKCACPGAGSCSGLFTANTMACITETFGLSLPTCATTHARTEENNQMAFESGKQIIKLVEEDIKPSDIMTQAAFNNAIAVDMALGGSSNTALHIPAIASEIEGVDVDLQLFDEISRKVPHIALISPAGEDSMMDLHLAGGIQAVLKTLGDKIDTNQLTVTGKTIAENLETVENKNTDVIHTLDNPVHEDGGIAILKGNLAPNGSVVKKGAVADHLMHLKGPAKVYDSEEDVTKAIFDHEIEEGDIVVIRYEGPKGGPGMREMLNPTSALAGMNIKDVGLITDGRFSGGTRGPCIGHVSPEARENGPIAAIQNGDIIEIDINNRFINVELSDEEIEKRLKEVKHPESDVSGWLALYQKLVHSADTGAILR; via the coding sequence ATGAAAAGTGATAGTATTAAAAAAGGAATTCAAAGAGCTCCTCACAGGTCTCTTTTAAGAGCTTGCGGTTTAGACGATGATGACTTTAAAAAACCATTCATCGGAATCGCTAACAGTTTTACAGACATTGTACCAGGTCATATTCATTTAAAAGAATTGGTCGAATTTGTAAAAGAAGGAATTATCGCTGCTGGAGGTATTCCATTTGAATTTGACACCATGGCAGTATGTGATGGAATTAGTATGAACCATGAAGGTATGAAATATTCCCTTCCTTCACGTGAAATAATTGCAGCAACTGTTGAATCAATGACTAAAGGTCATGCATTTGACGGATTAGTTTTAATTCCAAGCTGTGATAAAGTAGTTCCTGGAATGATTATGGGTGCAGCACGTGTTAATGTACCAAGTATTGTTGTAACTGGTGGACCAATGCAGTCCGGTGAATACAATGGTAAACCTGCAGACCTTATTACTGTATTTGAAGCGGTCGGTGCTAATTCTGCTGGAAAAATGACTGATGAAGAAGTTTATGAACTTGAAAAATGTGCTTGTCCTGGTGCTGGAAGTTGTTCAGGACTATTTACAGCAAACACTATGGCATGCATTACAGAAACATTTGGTTTATCTCTTCCTACATGTGCAACTACTCATGCAAGAACTGAAGAAAACAACCAGATGGCATTTGAGTCTGGAAAACAAATAATTAAACTCGTTGAGGAAGACATCAAGCCTTCAGATATCATGACTCAAGCTGCATTCAACAATGCAATTGCTGTTGACATGGCATTGGGAGGATCATCCAACACTGCACTTCACATTCCAGCAATTGCAAGTGAAATTGAAGGAGTTGATGTGGATTTACAACTTTTCGATGAAATTTCAAGAAAAGTTCCTCACATTGCACTTATATCTCCTGCTGGTGAGGACTCAATGATGGATCTCCATTTAGCTGGTGGAATTCAGGCAGTACTTAAAACATTAGGGGATAAAATAGACACCAATCAATTGACTGTAACTGGAAAAACAATTGCTGAGAATTTAGAAACAGTTGAAAATAAAAACACTGATGTCATTCACACATTGGACAATCCGGTTCATGAAGATGGTGGAATAGCAATATTGAAAGGTAATCTTGCACCAAATGGTAGTGTAGTTAAAAAAGGTGCAGTTGCAGACCATTTGATGCATCTTAAAGGGCCAGCAAAAGTATATGACTCAGAAGAAGATGTTACAAAAGCAATATTTGACCATGAAATCGAAGAAGGAGATATTGTTGTAATCAGATATGAAGGGCCTAAAGGCGGACCTGGAATGCGTGAAATGTTAAATCCAACATCTGCTCTTGCAGGAATGAACATCAAAGATGTGGGATTGATAACTGACGGAAGATTCTCTGGAGGAACAAGGGGTCCATGTATCGGTCACGTTTCACCTGAAGCAAGAGAAAACGGTCCGATTGCAGCAATTCAAAACGGAGATATCATTGAAATTGACATTAACAACAGATTTATTAATGTAGAGTTAAGTGATGAGGAAATTGAAAAAAGATTGAAAGAGGTCAAACACCCTGAAAGTGATGTTTCCGGATGGTTGGCATTATATCAAAAACTTGTACACTCTGCTGATACTGGTGCTATTTTAAGGTAG